One window of the Lacerta agilis isolate rLacAgi1 chromosome 17, rLacAgi1.pri, whole genome shotgun sequence genome contains the following:
- the LOC117038921 gene encoding ras-related GTP-binding protein A, with protein MPNAAMKKKVLLMGKSGSGKTSMRSIIFANYIARDTRRLGATIDVEHSHVRFLGNLVLNLWDCGGQDTFMENYFTSQRDNIFRNVEVLIYVFDVESRELEKDMHYYQSCLEAILQNSPDAKVFCLVHKMDLVQEDQREMIFKEREEDLKRLSRPLECACFRTSIWDETLYKAWSSIVYQLIPNVQQLETNLRNFAQIIEADEVLLFERATFLVISHYQCKEQRDIHRFEKISNIIKQFKLSCSKLAASFQSMEVRNSNFAAFIDIFTSNTYVMVVMSDPSIPSAATLINIRNARKHFEKLERVDGPKHSLLMR; from the coding sequence ATGCCAAACGCAGCCATGAAGAAGAAGGTTCTCCTGATGGGCAAGAGCGGCTCGGGCAAGACCAGCATGAGGTCCATCATCTTTGCCAACTACATCGCCCGCGACACCCGCCGGCTGGGCGCCACCATCGACGTGGAGCACTCGCACGTCCGCTTCCTGGGCAACCTGGTCCTCAACCTGTGGGACTGCGGCGGCCAGGACACCTTCATGGAGAACTACTTCACCAGCCAGAGGGACAACATCTTCCGAAACGTCGAGGTCCTGATCTACGTCTTCGACGTCGAGAGCCGGGAGCTCGAGAAGGACATGCATTACTACCAGTCGTGCCTGGAGGCCATCTTGCAGAACTCGCCCGACGCCAAAGTCTTCTGCCTGGTCCACAAGATGGACTTGGTCCAGGAGGACCAGCGAGAGATGATTTtcaaggagagggaggaggatcTGAAGCGGCTCTCGCGCCCGCTGGAGTGCGCCTGCTTCAGGACCTCCATCTGGGATGAAACTCTCTACAAGGCCTGGTCCAGCATAGTCTACCAGCTGATCCCCAACGTCCAGCAGCTGGAGACCAACCTGAGGAATTTCGCCCAGATCATCGAAGCCGACGAGGTCCTCCTTTTCGAGCGGGCGACTTTCCTGGTGATTTCCCACTACCAGTGCAAAGAGCAGCGCGATATCCACCGATTCGAGAAAATCAGCAATATCATCAAACAGTTCAAACTGAGCTGCAGCAAACTGGCCGCCTCCTTCCAGAGCATGGAAGTGCGCAATTCGAATTTCGCCGCCTTCATCGACATCTTCACCTCCAACACCTACGTGATGGTCGTCATGTCCGACCCTTCCATACCTTCCGCCGCCACCCTGATCAACATCCGCAACGCTCGCAAGCACTTTGAGAAGCTGGAGAGGGTGGACGGGCCAAAGCACAGCCTCCTCATGCGCTGA